The Corvus hawaiiensis isolate bCorHaw1 chromosome 9, bCorHaw1.pri.cur, whole genome shotgun sequence genomic sequence AGCTTCCTCAAATACGTACTGTCTTACAAGGATTGGTCTATTTATTGTGTTTGAAAATTTTCATTCAGAAAGGATATTGTTATTATAGACCAGTTCTAACTAAGATTGCAGAAGCATACTGAGCTTTCTCTTAACAAAAAtaagatcagaaaaaaaactgtTAAAAAGTGAGTATCCAGCAGAGGGATTTCTACAGTATATAGACTGTATTTCAGACAGAAGTGACTGACACTGGTTTAAAACCTTTCTTCAACTGAAAGTTGTGTAAGTGGGTTAGACCCAGAACACTGGTAAGGCAGGGAGAAAAGAGTCAGACTGTGTAGTTGGAGTATTTCTGGAGCGTGATagggtttggctttttcttttttttttcttcttgatttaACAAGTTGAAAATCTGCTGAATAATTCATGAAGAGTGGAAGGGCTGAATCTTCCTGGAATGATATACAGTGTACGTACTGTGGCACAGGAGAAACTGCAAAGCTTTGTATCAGTTGCTGCCGTTTCTGCTGCGGATTGcaaggtgctgctgcttttgctgttttcacAGCTACAGAAACCTCAGTCGTGCTCTGGTCTGCCAACAGCCATTTGCCTCCCTATGGACCCACCTTCACCAGCTACAATCTGTAGAATCTCTTGCTGCATACCTGCCTTGGACACTGCTGTTCTTTGGATCGTTACTtgcaaacagcattttctgGACCTTGCAGCTTGTATGACTGAAACCTGCCTTAGAgttcctcagcagcacagcctcccGTGTGCTTGGTGAGGACTCCTGCAGCAGAACTTCTGACCCAGACAAGGATGGGATTTACAGGGCAAAGTCAAAACTGAGCTGCATTCAGCGAGATGCCCAACGCCTCTTCCTGGAGTGCTAGCTcgcctctgctgctgctctgggaggacTCCTCCGGGACCCGCATCTTTCTGTCGCTGCTCTACGCAGTCTTAGCTATCTCAGGGACTTTATCCAATGTGATGGTCATCTATTTAGTCTTTTCCTTCAAGAAGCTGCAGACAACCAGCAATGCCTTCATCGTGAACGGCTGTGCGGCAGACCTGAGCGTGTGCGCCCTGTGGATGCCCCAGGAGgccgtgctggggctgctgcccccCAATTCCTCCTCCCTTCGCTCGGCGGAGTACCGGCTGCTCCGAGGGGGGCTCCTGGGCCTCGGCCTCACCGTCTCCCTGGCCTCGCACCTGCTGGTGGCTTTCAACAGGTACGTGCTCATCACCAAGCTGCCCAGCGTGTACCAGGCCCTCTACCAGCGGAGGCACACGGGCTGCATGATCGGGCTCTCCTGGGCCCTCGCCCTGCTCCCGGTCCCGCTGCTGCCCGGGCTCTGGACCCTGGGCTCTGCCCAGTCGGACGGCAGCTCTCGCTACACCGCCCTGCTCCTCGCCCTGGCCGTGCTGGGCCAGACTGCGCTGCTGCTCCACTGCTACCTCGGCATCGTGCGGCGGGTGCGGGGCAGCGCCAAGCGGGTCAGCGTCCTCAACTTCCACCTGCTGCACCAGCTGCCCttccccgccgcgccgccgccgcctcgccgcGCCCAGCGCCGCCTCAGCAGCGTCTCcgtcctgctgctctgctgcgtGTTCCTGCTGGGCACCCAGCCCCTGGTCTGGGTGAGCCTCCTGGGCTTCTTCCTGCGCCCGGCGCCGCCAGCGCTGCAGGCCgccagctggctgctgctctgctcgcTCTCGGCCCTCAACCCGCTGCTCTACACGTGGCGCAGCGAGGAGTTCCGCCGCGCGGCCCGCTCCGTCCTGCCCCGCGGCGAGGGCCCGgccgccgctccgcgccccgccgccgccgccgcgggccccgccgccgccccgccctgCCCGCAGCTGCCGCGGCGCCGGGGCACGGGGAGCAGCGCCAGCGCCGCGGCCGCGCCGCTCTGaggggccggggcagcgccAAGGACCGCGGCGGCCGCGCGCGCGGGAACGGGCGCGGCCCCTGAGGCCGCTTCGCTATCTCCGCCGGCGGTCACCGCCCGCCGGGCAGCCGAGCGGCCTCGGCCCCCGCCCCGGTAGCGCTTCTTCCTCTGCACATTGTCCTGTTGCTCCTTTCTGACCCCGTGCACTTCTTGCTCGCTCCCTCTTCCACCGCACAGCTGGGCAGCACCGGGTGCTTTCCCAAGGCACCGGGACGGACACTGGGGTGGGATCTCCCCCGCCCGTGCCctcagccccgctcccggcaCGGCTGCTGTCCACCCCCGGGAGCCGGCCAGGACTCCAGCCAAAGCGGTGGATTTAGGAATCTGGGATAACCGGTAAATATGGCAACGCACGTAACTGTTGTTATGCTCTAAAGATTTCTGTATGAGACAGGCACATAGACAGCTCTTTTTGAGACGTACTGCAAGTTTGTTTCTATAAAATCGATGTAattctttcagcatttaaaGTAGTTCTTTGAAGTGAGCTCCCTGAACACAAGGTTCATTTGTGAAGAACTGGCAGGTGTCTCattacacacacactcacacacagacaccgggagctgcttcctttccCCCAGCATACCTGATCTCTGTACTCCATACAAGACCCTCCTTCAGCTTTCTCTGACAAACTTCAGGATGATGCTATCTGTGGaaactgttaaaaacaaaaacatatgCAACTTTGTGGTGATCTGGTTTggatattttgttttgaaagctcTTTAAGGCCTGTTTTAACAAAGGCCTCTGCCCATGGGTACTCAATAAAATACAGTGCAATATGAAGACTGGTATTGTCCATCTAACCTTGTCACCTGTTCAGTTACCAGTTTGTTGTGCTTCTCTTAAATATATTATTGCAGAAGTATGATTTCACAGCCTCTGCCAGATACAAAATAACAGATTCTGTGCGGCATTTGGAAAGGAGACAGCTCCTCGCACCAAAACTGCGGTGGTGAGTGCTGAAGGCCCATTCCTCTCAGGAATGGTCTTTAAATCCttgtatttccttctcttttgcttgacttcctccttcttctttgaCAACACGGTTGCTCTTGTTCTCATGGTGATGATACTTAGTGCTGTGTTTGCCTTTTGACACAAACGACTGGAAGAAGGTGGTTGTTTTCTGAATCCATGGGCATCTGCAAGCAGTATCACCTAAATTGTGCTGTCTTGAGAAGAATGGACTCATGGGAACATAGGAAACTTTGTCACAACAAGAGTTTGTTGCACTGGGTGACACAAACTTAGCAGCTCTCAGGAAGATATTTTAATGATGGGATAAGAACAAGGAAAAGACTTGTGTGATGGGTAATAACATAAAAGGCCCTTTGGCCATATTTTATGATGCCCTACACACTTTGCTCGCTTTACTTGATGGGGTTTGAGTTTCCACAGAAAATGCTTTAAGAGAAagggaataatttaattttttcccatgACTGGGACCTGTTAGGTATCTGTGATACAGTGATGTGTCTAAAAGCCCCATGCCAATACTGTTTCCCTccataaaaaaaatctccatcaTCACGGAAGAGATACTTATTAAGGTCAGGATTTGAAAAACACAAGGAACAAAGGCctcaaaaggatttttaattgATATCCTGAAAATGTATGAACATCTTGAAAACAGCTTTAGCTACTTGCAAGGACCTGTGGAAAAGTAAGAGAAGTTTTGTAGAGCCTGAGGCTTACAGAAAACTTGTTCCTTCATCTTGGAGACAGTGTTCTGAGTGACAGCATCAGAATGATAGGGAGGGCCTGTAAGGAAATATTGAACATAGAAGATAtgcaagatttattttattaacacTGTGCACATATCTTGGAGAGTGAAGGAGCCACTATATCCTTGTTGTAATATCTCATCCTAATCGCAGTGGCTGTGCTTTAGCTTTCTTTGTGTAgcaaatggagaagaaaaactgtttcAACCTCACCTATCCCAATATTGGAGAATATTCTGGTTCACTTCCAAAATAAAGCTCAACCAAGGGCCACCTGAGGGTAAGACCCTGTTCAACTATAAAATAATCCTTAGGCTGGAACCCACAGAAGAATGTATATTGCCACCTCCCACCATGGCTAGAAGAACTCAAGACACTTGGTGAAGTTCAATACTGGGCCcataagcaaaaaaaacccccaaactctaaaataaaaacttagACAACTCCTCTCCCCTGTTTTTGGCTATGGAACACGTTAGTCTGGAATTAAAGCAATAACAGGTTTCAGAATTCAATGTCCAAACCATCAGATA encodes the following:
- the GPR88 gene encoding probable G-protein coupled receptor 88; its protein translation is MPNASSWSASSPLLLLWEDSSGTRIFLSLLYAVLAISGTLSNVMVIYLVFSFKKLQTTSNAFIVNGCAADLSVCALWMPQEAVLGLLPPNSSSLRSAEYRLLRGGLLGLGLTVSLASHLLVAFNRYVLITKLPSVYQALYQRRHTGCMIGLSWALALLPVPLLPGLWTLGSAQSDGSSRYTALLLALAVLGQTALLLHCYLGIVRRVRGSAKRVSVLNFHLLHQLPFPAAPPPPRRAQRRLSSVSVLLLCCVFLLGTQPLVWVSLLGFFLRPAPPALQAASWLLLCSLSALNPLLYTWRSEEFRRAARSVLPRGEGPAAAPRPAAAAAGPAAAPPCPQLPRRRGTGSSASAAAAPL